The genomic interval CTGGCGCGCCTTCGTGGGCATCCCCTTCAACGTGCCGAAGAGCATCAAGTGGGTGCGCATGAGCATCACGCCCACCTCCGATGGAGGCGCCGTGGCCGATCTGGTGGCTGAGGACGAGAATGCCGAGGCGGCGCGAAACCACGCGGAAGAGCTGACCCGGAACATCAACGCCGTGACCCTCGTGAAGATCCCGTTCCTGGGCTCCATGCGGCTCATCGAACCCGTGAGCTTCACCTCGGAAGAGTCGGAAATTCGGGGGAAAGTCGTGGCGACGCCAAAGCAGCTCAAGGCGCTCCTCGAGGCCGTCAGTGACTACGCGGCGCTGCTCGCGAAGGAGGCCGAGGAGAAGGCGAAGAAGGCTCAGGCCGACGCCGGTGCGGCAGCGCCGGCCAGCGCAGCGCCCGTGGCCAGCGCGGCGCCCTCCGCGAGCGCCATGCCCTCCGCGAGTGCGGCGCCCTCTGCGAGCGCGGCGCCAGCGCCCAGCGCGGCGCCCTCTGCCGTCGAGGCACCCGCCGAGGGAGCGCAAGCCGACGCAGGACCGTGATCATGGAATCCCCGCGTCGGAGTGTGGAACACTATCCGCATGCGGTGGACGGCACTCGGGCTCGTGGTCTTCGTCTTCGGCTGCAGTGCGAACGACGGCAGCAGCGGTAGCGGCGGTGGGACGGGAAGCGGCGGCGCGGGCACCGGCGGCGCCACCGGCACCGGCGCGGGCAGCGGCACCGGCGCGAGCGCGGGCACCGGCGCGAGCGCAGGCACCGGTGGCGGCTCCACCGGGACCGGCCAGATCGGCGATCCGTGCGCCACCAACGCGGACTGCACCGCCGTCGCGGGCGCGGAGTGTTGGACTACGATTGGCGGCGGCCCCGTGCCCACCATCACGTTTCCCGGCGGCTTCTGCTCCAAGGCGTGCGACACGCAATCGAGCGACAACGACTGCGGTGACGTTGCCGCCTGCGCCAGTGTTGGCGTGTCCGGCGGCCAGGGCAGCGTGACCCTGACGATGTGCACGCCGCCCTGCAGCCAAGACAGCGAGTGCCGGCAAGCGGAGGGCTACCGCTGCCAGATCATCTTGCCGCCCTACGGGTTCTGCACGCTCTGACGCGGCAGCTCGGCCACGGCGGAGAGCATCGCGTCGGCGCTCTTGGGATCCAGCGCGCCGATGCAGAGCTTCGGGCCCTTCTTCGGGATCACGACGATGCGCACCTTGCCCCGTGCTTCGTCGCCCACCAGCGTGAGGCCGAAGTCGATGGCGATGCCGAGACCAATGACCAAGAGGCCCATGCCCAGGAGCGGAGGGGAGGAGCCCGGCACGCGGGCGCCGTCCACGATCAGACCCATGCCGATGTAGCTGCCGATCACCAAAGCGAAGAGGCCGGCGTACAGGCCCAAGCGCGAGAAGCGCACCTCGCGGGTGACGCGCGCGAGGTTTTCCACGGGCACGATGGTCTCGCGGTTCTTGAGCACGCGACCGAGGAGCTCCGTGCGGTGCTCGAGCTCGAGCCCACGCTCGGTGAGCTTGAGCGCCGCGGGCTTCTTGTAGGCGAGGGCGAGACGACCGAGCAGCCGCGCGCCCCGCATCACGAACAAGATGCCCGTGAGGGCCAAGAGCGTGGTCACCACCGGACCGTGAGGTGAGGGGGCGAGCTCGCCGGACAAGCGGTCCGGTCGCTCACTGGGCTTGTGCAGCAGCGCGCGCACCATCGGCTCGCTGCTCGTTTCCGCCAGGGTGGCGCGGGCGCGCGCCGCCGCGGGGCTCGCGCTGGTGGATAGCGCTGCTGCCGCCACCACGGCCTCGGAGCGCGACGCCGTGGCCGCGACCTGCGCCAGAGACGACCACAGCGCCGCGGCGCGGTCGCCGAGGGTGGCGTCGACGGCGGAGAGTGGATCGAGCCGGGTGTGCGCCGCGAGCCAGAGCACGCTCTCGGCGCGGGCTCGCTCCGTTTCCGGCGCGCTCGGGTAGTCCGCTCGGAGCGAGTAGCTGAACAGCGCCGAAGCCAGCGCGAGCTCCTCTGCGCTCGCCGCCCCCCGCTCGAGGATCTCCCGCACGTTGCCCCAGGGCGTGGTGCCGTCCGCGACCTCCGGTGCATCCGCCGGCAGTGCCGCTGCGGTGCCCGGGGCGAGAAAGTCCGCGCGCCGCTCAGCCGCTGCCGCGAGGGCCGCCGCACGCACCCGAGCCGCGAGCGCTTCCAGCTCCGGCAGGGCGGACAGCTCCCCAGCGAGGGCGGCGGGACCAGGCTGACTCATAGCCGGCATTCGATATCCGAACGCCGCACGAGGCGCCAGCCATTGTCGAAATTCGACCTCCGAAGGCCGATTTTTTCCTCAGGCCACGCCGGTGGGCAGGGAATTGAGGATGGGGCCGGGCTTTTCTTCAGCCGTGGTGTCCAGGGCGCGGTTCTTGGAGTCGACCCGCACCACCGTCGGCTTGTAGCTCTGCGCCTCCTCCGGCGTCATGTCGGCGAAGGTCGCCATGATCACCAGGTCGCCGGGCTTGTTGAGGTGGGCGGCAGCGCCGTTGATGCACACCACGCCAGAGCCGCGAGGGCCCTCGAGGGCGTAGGTCATGATGCGCGAGCCGCGGGTCACGT from Polyangiaceae bacterium carries:
- a CDS encoding aspartate 1-decarboxylase, with amino-acid sequence MKLNVFKSKIHRATVTHADLEYEGSVTIDADLLDRANILPYESVHIWNVTRGSRIMTYALEGPRGSGVVCINGAAAHLNKPGDLVIMATFADMTPEEAQSYKPTVVRVDSKNRALDTTAEEKPGPILNSLPTGVA